The following are from one region of the Microbacterium paraoxydans genome:
- a CDS encoding endo-beta-N-acetylglucosaminidase H, with product MSSSPARSSRLRRGIAAAAAFAAAGAAALAASTTAVADTAAADPKLAVYVEVNSNDLANVADYTLAESGRPAVDLAMIFAANINYDGEQAVLHLNDRVTETLQDAQNQIRPLQAQGTKVLLSVLGNHQGAGFANFTSYADADAFAAQLADTVTAYGLDGIDFDDEWSNYGANGTPQPNPQSFGWLASALRDRLGPDKLITLYAIGPSYTTTDFGLFDAGSVLDHAWNPYYPTYDAPTVPGLDDRARLGAAAIDLANTSATTAADFAQRTVADGYGVYVAYNLTATNQSSYLSGITEALKGEATVYRAAAR from the coding sequence ATGAGTTCCTCACCCGCACGATCGTCCCGCCTGAGAAGAGGTATCGCGGCAGCAGCGGCGTTCGCAGCCGCTGGAGCCGCCGCCCTCGCCGCCTCGACCACAGCGGTCGCCGATACCGCCGCTGCCGACCCGAAGCTCGCCGTCTACGTCGAGGTCAACTCGAACGATTTAGCGAACGTCGCGGACTACACGCTCGCCGAGTCGGGCCGCCCAGCGGTCGATCTGGCCATGATCTTCGCCGCGAACATCAACTACGACGGGGAGCAGGCGGTCCTCCACCTCAACGACCGGGTCACCGAGACGCTGCAGGATGCGCAGAACCAGATCCGCCCGCTGCAGGCCCAGGGCACCAAGGTGCTGCTGTCGGTCCTCGGAAACCACCAGGGTGCCGGCTTCGCGAACTTCACGTCGTACGCGGATGCCGACGCCTTCGCCGCGCAGCTCGCAGACACCGTGACCGCCTACGGCCTCGACGGCATCGACTTCGACGACGAGTGGAGCAACTACGGGGCGAACGGCACCCCGCAGCCGAACCCGCAGTCCTTCGGCTGGCTGGCCTCCGCGTTGCGCGACCGGCTCGGGCCGGACAAGCTCATCACGCTGTATGCCATCGGCCCGTCCTACACGACCACGGACTTCGGCCTCTTCGACGCCGGCAGCGTGCTCGATCACGCCTGGAACCCGTACTACCCGACCTACGATGCTCCCACCGTGCCGGGCCTGGACGACCGCGCTCGGCTCGGCGCCGCGGCCATCGACCTCGCGAACACGAGCGCCACGACGGCCGCGGACTTCGCTCAGCGCACGGTGGCTGACGGGTACGGCGTCTATGTCGCGTACAACCTCACGGCGACGAACCAGTCGTCCTATCTCTCCGGCATCACCGAGGCGCTGAAGGGCGAGGCGACCGTCTACCGCGCAGCGGCGCGG
- a CDS encoding heavy metal translocating P-type ATPase → MRALRLLWRYPVITLTVLVFAVVGALHAAGEETIGRWVATIFVAAVVVWTLIGMVRDVLRGHVGLDILAVVAMVATLAVGEYIAALIIVLMLSGGEALEDFAGRRAKRDLSALLDRSPRSAHVLTHPEDADSDAAREVPVDDVAVGDVLLVRPAEIIPVDGELLTDSASFDESSLTGESLPVTRGAGDEVLSGAINGSRAIHLRALRTGADSQYQQIVALVAQAESSHAPIVRLADRFAIPFTAVALVLAGTAWALSGDATRFAEVLVLATPCPLLIAAPVAFLGGLSRAAKSGVIMKSGAVIEQIARVRSAAFDKTGTLTQGRPELVDVRPAQGFDAEEILRLAASAEQYSSHVLADGIRRAASARGLALHGATEASETATNGVSATIGGRAVVVGKPAYVASLAPDTVRAELAPGQAAAYVAVDGRFAGVLVLADAARPEAPAVISWLRTHEVDRLAMLTGDVETTAASIGRQVGIDEIHAELLPPEKVRLAAEMQPRPVLMVGDGVNDAPVLAAADIGIAMGAKGATAAGDAADVVILVDSLAKVVDAVAIGRHTLRVALTAIWIGIGLSVGLMVVAMTGVIPAVVGALVQELVDLATILYALRALSGPPSDLRPSGIP, encoded by the coding sequence ATGCGCGCCCTCCGACTCCTCTGGCGGTACCCGGTCATCACGCTCACGGTCCTGGTCTTCGCCGTGGTCGGGGCGCTCCACGCCGCCGGGGAGGAGACCATCGGCCGATGGGTCGCGACGATCTTCGTGGCTGCGGTGGTCGTGTGGACGCTCATCGGCATGGTCCGCGACGTGCTCCGCGGCCACGTCGGACTCGACATCCTCGCCGTCGTCGCCATGGTGGCGACACTCGCGGTGGGCGAGTACATCGCGGCGCTCATCATCGTCCTCATGCTCTCCGGGGGCGAGGCGCTGGAGGACTTCGCGGGCCGCCGGGCCAAGCGCGACCTCTCCGCTCTGCTGGATCGCTCGCCGCGCAGCGCCCATGTGCTGACACATCCCGAGGATGCGGACTCGGACGCGGCGAGGGAGGTGCCCGTCGACGATGTGGCCGTGGGCGACGTCCTCCTCGTGCGCCCGGCGGAGATCATCCCCGTGGACGGTGAACTGCTCACGGACAGCGCGTCGTTCGACGAATCCTCGCTCACGGGCGAGAGCCTGCCCGTGACGCGCGGTGCAGGCGACGAGGTGCTGTCCGGCGCGATCAACGGCAGCCGGGCCATCCACCTCCGCGCCCTCCGCACCGGCGCCGACAGCCAGTACCAGCAGATCGTCGCCCTGGTCGCCCAGGCCGAGTCCTCCCACGCGCCCATCGTGCGTCTCGCCGACCGGTTCGCGATCCCGTTCACCGCCGTCGCGCTCGTGCTCGCGGGGACGGCCTGGGCGCTCTCCGGCGACGCCACGCGGTTCGCCGAAGTGCTCGTGCTGGCGACGCCCTGCCCCCTGCTGATCGCCGCTCCCGTCGCCTTCCTCGGCGGACTCTCCCGGGCGGCGAAGTCGGGCGTCATCATGAAGAGCGGTGCGGTGATCGAGCAGATCGCGCGCGTGCGCTCTGCGGCGTTCGACAAGACCGGGACGCTCACCCAGGGGAGGCCGGAGCTCGTCGACGTGCGTCCGGCACAGGGCTTCGATGCGGAGGAGATCCTGCGACTCGCCGCCTCGGCCGAGCAGTACTCCTCGCACGTGCTCGCCGACGGCATCCGTCGCGCCGCCTCCGCCCGAGGCCTGGCGCTGCACGGGGCGACGGAGGCGAGCGAGACCGCGACGAACGGGGTGTCCGCGACGATCGGCGGCCGCGCGGTGGTCGTCGGCAAGCCGGCGTATGTGGCGTCCCTCGCCCCGGACACCGTGCGGGCGGAGCTCGCGCCGGGACAGGCCGCCGCCTATGTCGCCGTGGACGGACGGTTCGCGGGGGTCCTGGTCCTCGCCGATGCCGCTCGCCCGGAGGCGCCGGCCGTGATCTCGTGGCTGCGGACGCATGAGGTCGACCGGCTCGCGATGCTGACCGGGGACGTGGAGACCACCGCGGCGTCGATCGGACGGCAGGTCGGGATCGACGAGATCCACGCCGAGCTCCTGCCGCCCGAGAAGGTGCGTCTGGCCGCCGAGATGCAACCGCGGCCCGTGCTGATGGTCGGCGACGGTGTGAACGACGCCCCGGTGCTGGCAGCGGCCGACATCGGCATCGCGATGGGCGCGAAGGGAGCGACGGCCGCCGGGGACGCCGCCGACGTCGTCATCCTCGTGGATTCGCTCGCCAAGGTCGTCGACGCCGTCGCGATCGGACGGCACACCCTCCGCGTCGCCCTCACCGCGATCTGGATCGGGATCGGGCTGAGCGTGGGGCTGATGGTCGTCGCGATGACCGGCGTCATCCCCGCGGTCGTCGGCGCTCTGGTGCAGGAGCTCGTCGACCTCGCGACGATCCTCTACGCCCTGCGCGCGCTGAGCGGCCCGCCGAGCGACCTCCGCCCCTCCGGAATACCGTGA